In one window of Thunnus thynnus chromosome 23, fThuThy2.1, whole genome shotgun sequence DNA:
- the lyrm5a gene encoding LYR motif-containing protein 5A has product MANPLRGEVIRLYKNLLYLGRDYPQGAAFFRERLKSAFMKNKDVTDPEKIKKLVARGDFVIKELEALYFLRKYRAMKKRYYEPEK; this is encoded by the exons ATGGCCAACCCTTTAAGGGGTGAGGTTATCAGGCTATACAAAAAT CTGCTGTATCTTGGCCGTGACTACCCGCAGGGAGCAGCTTTTTTCAGAGAGCGACTGAAGTCAGCCTTCATGAAGAATAAAGATGTTACAGATCCTGAAAAGATCAAAAAGCTTGTGGCCCGTGGAGACTTTGTCATCAAGGAACTGGAGGCTCTTTATTTCCTCAGGAAATACCGAGCAATGAAGAAGAGGTATTATGAACCTgaaaaataa
- the slc5a8 gene encoding sodium-coupled monocarboxylate transporter 1 isoform X1, which yields MSGDSLVAGSFVVADYVVFALMLVVSAGVGVYYAWSDRGQESSGDFLMGGRRLTALPVSLSLTASFMSAITVLSNPAEVYRYGASIGFYALSYVMTMVVTSEVFLPVFYRLAITSTYEYLELRFNRAIRLLGTVLFIVQTILYTGIVIYAPALALNQVTGMDLWGAVISTGVVCTFYCTMGGLKAVVWTDVFQVGVMLAGFLSVIIRSVILQGGVYRIITDSQQGGRLNFWDFDTNPLRRHTFWTITIGGTFVWVSIYGINQAQVQRYISCKSITHARLSLYINLLGLCSILLSSVFAGMCLYSVYKNCDPWTAKRVSAPDQLMPYLVMDILGDYPGLPGLFVAAAYSGSLSTVSSSINALAAVTVEDLIKPYTQMSEKHLSWISKGLSEWIVLMYSTCCMSAEQVVSFLVSGTMLFAGLLYGVLCIGMAGLASLMGGILQAAISIFGITGGPLLGLFTLGIFCPFANCKGALSGLLSGLVVSLWVGIGAQIYPPPPEMTRPLSLTTQGCNFTTADNFNWTSTSLPKSITTSPVQNSDAKHLLADNWYSLSYLYFSPIGTITAISVGLIVSLFTGGLKLKLESRLTLMKEDTTFYYLFKFFQRKVVRRTGKLDLTKDREKKFGSTNPAFCDVELDLTKSSIPT from the exons ATGTCAGGGGACTCTCTGGTAGCTGGATCCTTTGTGGTAGCAGACTATGTGGTGTTTGCTCTCATGCTAGTGGTGTCTGCTGGAGTCGGGGTCTACTATGCCTGGTCGGACAGGGGCCAGGAAAGCTCCGGGGACTTCCTAATGGGGGGCCGCAGGCTGACAGCCCTGCCCGTCTCCCTGTCTCTGACCGCCAGCTTCATGTCAGCCATCACAGTGCTGTCCAACCCAGCTGAG GTGTACCGCTATGGAGCCAGTATTGGATTTTATGCTCTCTCCTATGTAATGACGATGGTGGTCACATCTGAGGTCTTTCTCCCAGTCTTCTACAGGCTCGCCATCACCAGCACTTATGAG TACCTGGAACTGCGATTCAACAGAGCAATCCGTCTGCTGGGAACTGTGCTCTTCATTGTTCAGACA ATCCTCTACACTGGAATTGTCATTTATGCTCCAGCTCTTGCTTTAAACCAAG TAACTGGTATGGATCTGTGGGGTGCAGTCATTTCCACAGGCGTGGTCTGTACCTTTTACTGCACAATG GGTGGTCTAAAGGCTGTGGTGTGGACAGATGTGTTTCAG GTTGGTGTCATGCTTGcaggcttcctgtctgtcattATCAGGTCTGTGATCTTACAAGGTGGAGTCTACCGCATCATTACAGATTCACAACAAGGAGGAAGACTCAACTTTTGGGA CTTTGACACAAACCCTCTGAGGAGACACACTTTTTGGACCATAACCATTGGAGGGACCTTTGTCTGGGTCAGTATCTATGGGATCAACCAGGCCCAGGTTCAGAGATACATCTCCTGCAAGAGCATCACACATGCCAGACT ATCTCTGTACATCAACCTGTTAGGTCTGTGTTCCATCCTGCTGTCTTCAGTGTTTGCAGGAATGTGCCTCTACTCAGTCTATAAGAACTGTGACCCATGGACAGCTAAAAGGGTTTCAGCTCCAGATCAG CTGATGCCATATTTGGTGATGGACATCTTGGGAGACTATCCTGGTCTTCCTGGGCTGTTTGTTGCAGCAGCATATAGCGGATCTCTAAG CACAGTGTCCTCCAGCATCAATGCATTAGCTGCAGTAACTGTAGAGGACCTGATCAAACCGTACACTCAGATGTCTGAGAAGCACCTGTCCTGGATCTCAAAAGGACTGAGTGAGTGGATTGTcctcatgtacagtacatgctgtATGTCAGCTGAACAAGTTGTTTCTTTCTTAGTGTCTGGCACAATGTTGTTTGCAGGTCTCTTATATGGAGTTTTATGTATTGGAATGGCTGGACTGGCCTCACTCATGGGAGGGATCTTACAG GCAGCCATCAGCATCTTTGGGATCACTGGAGGTCCTTTACTTGGGCTGTTCACATTGGGTATCTTCTGTCCATTTGCCAATTGCAAA gGAGCTTTGTCAGGTCTTCTGTCAGGATTGGTCGTATCTCTGTGGGTGGGCATCGGAGCCCAAATATACCCTCCCCCTCCTGAGATGACCCGACCACTGTCACTGACCACTCAGGGTTGTAACTTCACTACTGCAGACAACTTCAACTGGACCTCTACCTCTCTGCCAAAATCCATCACCACATCCCCTGTACAGAACAGTGATGCCAA GCATCTACTGGCAGATAACTGGTACTCTCTGTCCTACCTTTACTTCAGTCCCATTGGAACCATAACAGCTATCAGTGTGGGACTGATAGTCAGCCTGTTTACAG GAGGCTTGAAGCTGAAATTGGAATCGAGGCTTACTTTAATGAAGGAAGACACAACTTTCTATTACCTATTCAAGTTTTTCCAACGCAAA GTCGTGAGACGAACAGGGAAGCTTGACCTGAcaaaggacagagagaagaaattTGGCAGCACTAATCCTGCTTTCTGTGATGTTGAGCTGGACTTAACAAAAAGCAGCATTCCTAcatga
- the slc5a8 gene encoding sodium-coupled monocarboxylate transporter 1 isoform X2 gives MSGDSLVAGSFVVADYVVFALMLVVSAGVGVYYAWSDRGQESSGDFLMGGRRLTALPVSLSLTASFMSAITVLSNPAEVYRYGASIGFYALSYVMTMVVTSEVFLPVFYRLAITSTYEYLELRFNRAIRLLGTVLFIVQTILYTGIVIYAPALALNQVTGMDLWGAVISTGVVCTFYCTMGGLKAVVWTDVFQVGVMLAGFLSVIIRSVILQGGVYRIITDSQQGGRLNFWDFDTNPLRRHTFWTITIGGTFVWVSIYGINQAQVQRYISCKSITHARLSLYINLLGLCSILLSSVFAGMCLYSVYKNCDPWTAKRVSAPDQLMPYLVMDILGDYPGLPGLFVAAAYSGSLSTVSSSINALAAVTVEDLIKPYTQMSEKHLSWISKGLSLLYGVLCIGMAGLASLMGGILQAAISIFGITGGPLLGLFTLGIFCPFANCKGALSGLLSGLVVSLWVGIGAQIYPPPPEMTRPLSLTTQGCNFTTADNFNWTSTSLPKSITTSPVQNSDAKHLLADNWYSLSYLYFSPIGTITAISVGLIVSLFTGGLKLKLESRLTLMKEDTTFYYLFKFFQRKVVRRTGKLDLTKDREKKFGSTNPAFCDVELDLTKSSIPT, from the exons ATGTCAGGGGACTCTCTGGTAGCTGGATCCTTTGTGGTAGCAGACTATGTGGTGTTTGCTCTCATGCTAGTGGTGTCTGCTGGAGTCGGGGTCTACTATGCCTGGTCGGACAGGGGCCAGGAAAGCTCCGGGGACTTCCTAATGGGGGGCCGCAGGCTGACAGCCCTGCCCGTCTCCCTGTCTCTGACCGCCAGCTTCATGTCAGCCATCACAGTGCTGTCCAACCCAGCTGAG GTGTACCGCTATGGAGCCAGTATTGGATTTTATGCTCTCTCCTATGTAATGACGATGGTGGTCACATCTGAGGTCTTTCTCCCAGTCTTCTACAGGCTCGCCATCACCAGCACTTATGAG TACCTGGAACTGCGATTCAACAGAGCAATCCGTCTGCTGGGAACTGTGCTCTTCATTGTTCAGACA ATCCTCTACACTGGAATTGTCATTTATGCTCCAGCTCTTGCTTTAAACCAAG TAACTGGTATGGATCTGTGGGGTGCAGTCATTTCCACAGGCGTGGTCTGTACCTTTTACTGCACAATG GGTGGTCTAAAGGCTGTGGTGTGGACAGATGTGTTTCAG GTTGGTGTCATGCTTGcaggcttcctgtctgtcattATCAGGTCTGTGATCTTACAAGGTGGAGTCTACCGCATCATTACAGATTCACAACAAGGAGGAAGACTCAACTTTTGGGA CTTTGACACAAACCCTCTGAGGAGACACACTTTTTGGACCATAACCATTGGAGGGACCTTTGTCTGGGTCAGTATCTATGGGATCAACCAGGCCCAGGTTCAGAGATACATCTCCTGCAAGAGCATCACACATGCCAGACT ATCTCTGTACATCAACCTGTTAGGTCTGTGTTCCATCCTGCTGTCTTCAGTGTTTGCAGGAATGTGCCTCTACTCAGTCTATAAGAACTGTGACCCATGGACAGCTAAAAGGGTTTCAGCTCCAGATCAG CTGATGCCATATTTGGTGATGGACATCTTGGGAGACTATCCTGGTCTTCCTGGGCTGTTTGTTGCAGCAGCATATAGCGGATCTCTAAG CACAGTGTCCTCCAGCATCAATGCATTAGCTGCAGTAACTGTAGAGGACCTGATCAAACCGTACACTCAGATGTCTGAGAAGCACCTGTCCTGGATCTCAAAAGGACTGA GTCTCTTATATGGAGTTTTATGTATTGGAATGGCTGGACTGGCCTCACTCATGGGAGGGATCTTACAG GCAGCCATCAGCATCTTTGGGATCACTGGAGGTCCTTTACTTGGGCTGTTCACATTGGGTATCTTCTGTCCATTTGCCAATTGCAAA gGAGCTTTGTCAGGTCTTCTGTCAGGATTGGTCGTATCTCTGTGGGTGGGCATCGGAGCCCAAATATACCCTCCCCCTCCTGAGATGACCCGACCACTGTCACTGACCACTCAGGGTTGTAACTTCACTACTGCAGACAACTTCAACTGGACCTCTACCTCTCTGCCAAAATCCATCACCACATCCCCTGTACAGAACAGTGATGCCAA GCATCTACTGGCAGATAACTGGTACTCTCTGTCCTACCTTTACTTCAGTCCCATTGGAACCATAACAGCTATCAGTGTGGGACTGATAGTCAGCCTGTTTACAG GAGGCTTGAAGCTGAAATTGGAATCGAGGCTTACTTTAATGAAGGAAGACACAACTTTCTATTACCTATTCAAGTTTTTCCAACGCAAA GTCGTGAGACGAACAGGGAAGCTTGACCTGAcaaaggacagagagaagaaattTGGCAGCACTAATCCTGCTTTCTGTGATGTTGAGCTGGACTTAACAAAAAGCAGCATTCCTAcatga